The following nucleotide sequence is from Mugil cephalus isolate CIBA_MC_2020 chromosome 18, CIBA_Mcephalus_1.1, whole genome shotgun sequence.
ATTTGTCATTTTAGGTTGGTACAATTctttaataatatatgtaatCTGATAAAAATGAATTACTCTTCTTGTCGTCCTTTATTTGTTACTGATCCATTATTATGTTGATCAGCTCGTAATTAACAACAAAGGACAGAAGATGTGGAGCTTGTGAGGAACCATTCAGTCCATCTAACAGTGAAACCCCCTCTcgtttgttctttctttctttctttcttgtatgAGAGGGAAATGGAGCATAATGCTTTCATTCTTTCTGGGGAGGGATGTTGACAACATAGTCGCCCCCATCTTTTATACGCCTGGCAGCCGACAGATATTTCGGGCAGTGGGGCAAATGGTGATGAAGGGACGATATGAAGGATGTATATAAAGGAAGAGGAGTAGATGtgttggtggggggggggggtcatagAAAACTATTCATGCCAttcacggaggaggaggaagtggaagaaagaaagagggagagtggTGAGACGAGAATAGTGTAAATGTGATGGGGAGAGGATGAATTGATAGAAGAGGTCCGCGGCCTCATCGCTGGCCACGATCCAGCCGAGAGTTCATGGTGTCAGACGTGAGTGCACGTGACCGGAGAAAGATAGGAATGAGTGGATGGTTAATGTCCACACTGACAAACTGGTAGAGACTCTATCAGTGCCCCAACAATTCTAACAGTGATATCACAAGTCAAACATATAACACAGGTTTAAAAGTACAGATAAATGGAGGGAGCTATTCTAAAAAGATGAGCTTTGAGTCTGGATTTGAAGGTTGTCAGAGAGTCTCTGCTGGAGAATGATCCAAAGACGTGGAGCTGAGAGCCTGAAGGCTGTCAAAGCCACGGAGGACAGTCAGGTATGAGGGGGATCCGAGAGGACGGCAGGGGGCGTATAGTTGGAGACACGCGTGTCTTAAAGGTCTAAAGCTGGACATTTGTGACAGGACGGATTTGAACGCGAGGTCTGGACCGGGCTCGGCGGGGGCCCATGGGTCATGATTTGCCCTGGGACCCCATAGAAGGTTAAATGGCCCCTGTGTTTGATGAAGCGGTGATGTCAGGTTAGGATGTGGGGTTCTCTCTGGTTTCCTGgacatgaacacatgatgagTTCAGGGCCACTGCGAGGCATTCACTTGACCTCACTATGACACATTTGTCTGCCTGAGGAGATCGTATCCTTTCCAGAGCACCAGCCTGAATCAGAATAACTCACACCTTAGACCTggctttgtttttacttctgtttgttcttttatttttttacactgattttttgcacatatatataaatacatatttttttttttttgcactgccttaTCTTGCATAAACTTATACGTGTTCATAATCTTTCGCATATATTCTTGTGTTATCCTGTTGAAGGAACTCGTGTGCTGATGACGTGAGTCAGCGGTCAGATATGAAGCAGGATGTTCTCTGGGGCTGAATGTAACGGGTGACTGATCAGAGATGAATCGATCCATTTCCACACCCACATTGgtttcattaatcacattagTAACACGCCAATCAAACTGTGTTATTTCCGTGGATGACCCAGTTCGATCGGCTTctcattcaaaatgtttttattttaactttttaacctCCAACTCTAGTTTATATCACTGTTAAAAGACCAGGACCATGTGTTAACGTGTTAACGtctcctctgcagcctcagTAGTTAAAAGTGCTTGTTTTTGCTGTTCTCAGACTGGATTAGTTTCTGTCTGATCCTCTCTGGATTTAACCTCCATTCCAACTATTTTCATGCACGTGCCATAAAGCAGCCAAGTGTGCAGGTGAGCGCCGTCACAGCCGCCACTTCTTCACACTTTCTGACCTGAATGTTAAACCTTTGTGTTGTCGTGCTGCTCTGGCTGCTGGCGCTGCCTCCGTTAAAGAGATTTCTGGGTCTTTGCCGTGTGTAATAAGAGGCTGTTTGTGAGTAAAGACCGCGGCCAAGAAACGGAACGAACAACCGGGTGAAGCTTCACGAAGAGTCGTGCTGTTCAACAATGAAAAGTCAAACCTCACACGTTTCACTGTGGCCTTTGTTCCTCTGTGGGGAGTTTGTTCAAGTTCGTTCTGGCTGAGCAGATGTGAACAGGTTCATGACACGTCACAAGCTCTGTGTTGACAGCtaacaaataaaatcatatcATTTATGAGCCAGTGGCTTCAGTTACGTGTGTGTATCCAACATCTCCACGGTCAAACCGGACAAAATCCCAAAAGACGGCGAACACAACGTGGTTGTTCCTGAAATTGAAGCCAAGCAgagtgaatatttgaactttaacgtttcccagctgtcattgggtttCTACAGTAATTCCTAGTCGTAAGtcgtttgtttctgcacatacaGACGTCCAAAACTAAACCAGGTAGATTTCCATGAATTTTGAAGCGGGTGTTAGCAACTATTAGCGGTTCAGTGGTTAGCATCGCAGGGCGAAGGTCGTGTGGAGCTTCCATGTCCTCCCCATGTCCTCAATGGACATGTTAAGTTATATGAAGAAATATGGGTATAGAAGGGGGACATTTTCATACTTAGAGGTACTGTTCTGTCGCTGTGTCTGACTGAGTCACTTATTGCACTTTAAAGTAACTATTTGCACCCTCTGGAGGTAAAAAAGGCACATAAACGGGGCGGTGTTTATCTCAGTGTCTTGAGGCCACAGTCCTGCAGGCGCCTCGGTCCATGTCATTCCCccgtctctctgcctccctgttTCCTCCTGCCTCCACTGTCCTTTCAATTAAAGGCAAAACGCCCAAACAATATGATAAAAAAAGGCACATAAATATCACATGTGTGATCTGTGGTTTACATATTTACCTTCCAAAGGTGAACTGTCAGAGTCGCATTCACGTCctaatttattttgtaaatcTGACAGTGGGCCTCTGTGTGTTCGGCTGTTTTGTGCATTCTTCTGATTTTACCTTTATATatcacataaaacattttattcccAGCACAACTTCCCCCGGTGATCTGACAATCATCTTTCTGACTTATTAACATGTTGGACCCAAAAATACACAGGATAATACTGACGCATTTCTAATCACGATGATTGTTACAGGTTCTAACTTCCAGTTAGTTTTTCCAGTTGTCACCAGTCTCACTAAAGATCTTTTCCTCTCACCTTGAAATAACATAACAGCCactcagccctcctcctcctcctcctcctcctcctcctatatCTTTCCATCTTCCTCTGAGACGAAGCCTAATTCACCAGCACCCTTAGGAGAAGCCTTGTCTATTCCtgactgtcctcctcctcctcctcctcctcctcctcctcctccttcttttttttcttggattttCATCCTCGTTTATCCATCAGAGTTTATTTCAGGTCAGAGGAAACTAAAGGTGGCGAGAGAAGGTGGCAGTAGTtgccgtttttgtttttctaaccGTGGCCGTGTTTTCTCACGCGGAGGCGGAGAGAAAACAATCAGCCAACACTTAAAACGGCCTCATTCAAGCCGAGCTCCTAATTAGTTTTCTATATCTGGAGGTGCGTCGCTATTTCTGCCGCCGCCTCCAGCGAGTCAGGACGTTCCCTCGCTGAGGTCAGAGCGCTTTGTACGGGTTTCATGCTCGTTTTGTTGAGGCTGGAGATGAAGGAGGGAACGTGGGCTCTGGTTTGGGTTTCCTGTGgatccggtttcctcccacagagAGAGTTTGTCTCTGTGCCTTTAACCCTCTGTTACCTTCTAACTCTTTTTGTCCCTGGTGCCAATTTGGCTCCAACAATTTAAACCTGCAACAACAACCTAAAGAGctctttaaacaaaataaaacctccaACCCCACCCCACATATCCATGTTTTTAAGTggctttatatcatttctaaGTTCATATTCTCGTCATCTATAACTTATTTACTTACTTGGGCCTTTAAATTCTCTGTTCTTTCTCCAGGTGGTTCTCAgtctgcctctcttcctctttccctgtGGGTTCCACGTCAGCGCCTGTTTCATGgctgatttatttcttctgagCGTGCGGCCTaactccatttcctcctccggATTTAAATTTCTGtcctgtcttgttttgttggcGTTAGAGATGCTGTTCTCAGGAGGCGTCTACGCACATACCGGCCTCCAGCTCATTgagtttggtggtggtggtggttttcCAGGTTCCTGAGCCGTAGAGTAGACTATGCTCTTCACGTTTGAGTTGAAGACGTGTAGCTTggccttagcttagcatttaaATGTTGTCCTTGCCTTTCCAATCATAGCTTGGACATCATCCTCAGTACCACCTTCCACAGAAATGAAGCTGTTTACGTCCTCTGATGAGTTTCGGTTTGTTGATCCTGCATCACTTTGGTCTTTGAGgagtttattttgaaagcagaGCAGCAGTTTCCTGGATCTGCAGCCTGTAGCAAGTCTAGAGCTGCTCTCAGTGCACAGTGGCAGGAGTTGGTTGGGCTGATCCAGCTGGTACACGACCCAGAGACTGTCTGGCCTCGTGTGGTGTGAGGCTGTAATCCTTTACCTGGAGGACAGTAGGCGAGGGGAGACGACTAACAGCTCCAAAACACCTCCCTGAGGTGGGGTTTGGCCGTAAAAGCCTGTCGCTACAGAAACCTCGACGAAAAAAACGAAAACTATCAAGAATAGCATATTTAGAGACTTTATCGTGTGACGTGGCTTGAGAGGTGCAACAAAAGATTCAGGACATATGATGGAGTTACAAAATAATAaggattcattcattaaaaaggaaactaaAAGCCAACAGGCCAAACACAGAGAGCTTCTGCAGCTGGAAAGTCGTCTCCCTACACCTGTCCAGCCATTTACCGAGTCTTCTCAGTGATCAAGCACTGACCCCAAAGATAAATAACAGCAGAGGAAACAGCTCGTGAACCTGTTTGTATGTGCGTCTTGCAGCGCTGCCGGAGGAGAGATCTTCAACCAGTGTGTGTCGGACCGGGAGGACGAGGCCTTCAGTGAGGAGGACGTGAAGAGGCTGATGAGACAGATCCTAGAGGGAGTGGCCTTCCTCCACCAGAACCACGTGGTCCACCTCGACCTGAAGGTCAGAGGAAGCAGACAAACACCTCGCTCTATCTTTAATACGGTGACATCAGCGGAGGCACTACGAGGGTTTAGGAACAAacacgatttaaaaaaaaaagatttattttaccATCAGAAACTAAACGCAGAGGCTTTATACATGATAataatcatcattttatttgtagTGCCACAACTCTACAAAAAGGTTAAAAGgaagcttttttaaaaagaggttCTCCACATACATATGACAAATCTCTTGAttaacaacaataaacacaaaggCTCAACGCACATATGTAAGAAAAGACGTTTTCAAGAccaagcaacaaacaaacaagttcaCGTTCCTTTATTCTGACCCCATTCACACCTAACGAACCAAAGATCCTTTCACAGAagattttaagttttattttaagtagaATTAGTTCAGTTTCTATGGAAGAAtattagagaaaataaaatataaataaataaaataagcactTGGCTTACAGTACTGCTGGTTTGAGCGTCTACTTTATGACAatgcattttgacttttttccctgaatttcaacttttttctctaaattttaacttttttctgaAAGtgcatgacagaaaaaaatctgcctgcTCTAATATTCTTTCTCATGGGTGCCATAATACTCCTCCATAACTTTCAGCCCGTTGCTTCCATCTGCTCTTTGGTTCTGGGTCCCAGTGTCTCATTAAACCCACAACTTGTCTCctacttattctgattgctctttgtaacactgttacactttgggttggagctgctgtaatgaaaagtaatttccccctgggatcaataaagtaattttgattctgattctgattccgATTCTgaactctgactaaaacagtgcgACATCTAGTGGATGAATTAGGAACAGCAGTTACCATTTCACCTCTGGGAGATCGAGGCCTTTAACCCTGAACACTAACGTTATATAGCCATTACACTAAATGAAAGTTAAAGGAATAAATATGTGTAGCTAGACTAAAGTAGAACGAgctttagttgtgttttattcaccTGTTGTCACATTAACCAAACCTGTGACAGGATGAGAGCTGTTAACATAAAACTCTGTCTGAAACTGATTAGAATCGTCTGATTTAATACACAGACACTAACCTGAACACGTACCTGCAGAAAAAACGAAATGAGCTGTGATCAGGGTTTAAAAGACATGAAAGACATGTGTGCACATGGAGCAGAGACAGTAAGTGTCTCCTAATGTCTCCTGTCCTCCAGCCTCAGAACATCCTGCTGACCAGCAGCTCTCCTCTGGGAGACATTAAGATCGTGGACTTCGGTCTCTCCAGGATGGTCAGCAGCCACCAGGAGCTCAGAGAGATCATGGGAACCCCGGAGTACGTTGGTGAGTTCTGCTTTTAGGActtttaaagggagtttttagGAATCCTCTGATATTTGATGATAACTTGATGAAaacgtttctgtttttatcttttagctCCTGAGATTCTGAATTATGAGCCAATCACCACAGCAACAGATATGTGGTACGTACATGAACCTGTTTGTGTCTGGAAACGTGTGGTAGATAAAACACGCAACGTGAGAAAACTGCACACAACACAGCTGGTTTACAAACGGAGACGCAACAAAATACTAAAGGTTCATTTCTGTTTGAGTTGTAGCCTTTTCACTGTTGCAggtcagagcttttttttttatacttttcaaCCAGTTCATCcagtttttatcagtttaaaaacaaacgtcAGCCTCATCCCTCAGGAATAAAGTCCATTGTTCCTCCTTCAGTTCCTCTTGTAAATATAAACTCAGCTTAGTGACTTAGAGTCGacgtgtttctcttttctctccgtcAGTGCATAAAGAAAGAAGTTGTTAGTTCAGACTAAATCTTTCCTGTGTGCATCATGTCTCCGTCTCAGTGAGAAGCGATGGGACTTTATTGATTATCAGCAGAGACATGattcctgctctgctctgtgttgtcaGGAGTGTGGGTGTCCTGGCGTACGTGATGCTGACGGGAATCTCTCCGTTCCTGGGTGAAGACAAACAGGAGACGTTCCTCAACATCTCTCAGCTCAACGTGAGCTACAccgaggaggagctgcagcagctggaccAGGAGGCGCTGTCCTTCATCCAGATGCTGCTCCGCAAGGATCCACAGTCAGTCCTCCtgtcccccgtcctcccccgtcctcccccgtcctccttcatcctcccccgtcctcccacgtcctcctctatcctcccccgtcctcccccgtcctcccccgtcctccttcattctcccccatcctcccccgtcctcccacgtcctcctctatcctcccccgtcctcctccatcctcccccatcctcctctatcctcccccgtcctcctctatcctcccccgtcctcccccgtcctccttcatcctcccccgtcctcccacgtcctcctctatcctcccccgtcctcccccgtcctcccccgtcctccttcatcctcccccatcctcccccgtcctcccccgtcctcctccatcctcccccatcctcctctatcctcccccgtcctcccccgtcctcccccgtcctcctctatcctcccccgtcctcccccatcctcctctctcctcccccgtcctcccacgtcctcctctatcctcccccgtcctcctctatcctcccccgtcctcccctgtcctcccccgtcctcctctatcctcctccgtcctccccgtcctcccccgtcctcctccatcctcccccatcctcctctatcctcccccgtcctcccccgtcctcccccgtcctcctctatcctcccccatcctcccccatcctcctctctcctcccccgtcctcccacgtcctcctctatcctccctcgtcctcctctatcctcccccgtcctccctgtcctcccccgtccctctatcctcctccgtcctccccgtcctccccgtcctcctctatcctcccgtctccccgtcctccttcatcctcccccatctccccgtcctcccgtcctcgtctctcctcctgtcctcctccgtcctcctccttccacatCAACACTTATTCACAGTCTAAACTATAACTAGGAAAAGTATCTGTACCTAagtataaaagtaataaaagtaagaaaaatacttgagtaaaagtaataaaatacagGCTCTTAAATGTActtaagtaattttttttttgcattaatgaaacgttgcaaaatgaaaaacgtTCTGACAGAATAATCTAGACTCTCCTTTggcttcctctcttcttcttcttcttccgtaCTTTCCTCTCGTGCAGATACCTGAAACATCTACTCAAGTACAGTAACAAAGTATTTGTACTTACATGAGGCATCACTTCagtatgttgtgtgttcaggGACCGGGCCACAGCGGAGCAGTGCCTCAAACACCCCTGGCTCCAGCCCTCAGAGCCTCAGGACTCCCAGACGGTGGAGGAGATCGTCCCAGCGGAGGACCAGGAGGCCTCCAGCAGCCCCCAACCccccagcagctccagcacggccgaggaggaggaggaggaggaggaggaggaggaggagctgataGTGGTGGCGGCCTACACCCTGGGCCAGTGCCGCCAGTCGTCCAGCTCCACCTCGGAGAAGGAGGCCCTGGCCACCGAGCAGAAGGCCGTCTCCAAACGCTTCAAGTTCGAGGAGCCCTTCAGCGCCCTGCAGGAGGTCCCTGGAGAGTTCATCTACTGACACCCCCAGCACCTCCCCAGGACCCCCCAGCACCAGCCTCTGAAGGAGGACAAGTTAGTGTTGTCACAGCAGCTTCATTAAGCCTCTGATTATAAACTCCACCCTCCATTTATACCGTACGTGTGCTCAGATGCTGTTGAATCTCTGGTTATTTAAGTAGGATCTACTCACATGTGACTCATCACAGCTCCACTACTGTCGTCTCTGTTAGAGACACATGTTAAACACACCCACATGTTTCCAGAGGTGGAGTCTTCCTCCACTGATCAGACATGGAGTCATTTCTCTCAGGagaaaatccacatttattaagAGGTGAGTGCAATATATGAAGACCCATAAAGACACAGAGATCAGTTCATACACCGGCCCGTGTACGCGCTGGTGTTTCAAGTACAAtagctaataaataaatgaatgagagtttattttaaatttaaaaagcaaaaactaaaaacattctggtctgtgcagtttttattttatggtttgtCAGGTTTACATTTAAACCAGAATGACATAAGAATGACACCAGAATTTTGTTTCTACtgacataatttaaaaagtaaaagtgcaaCAAAGTCCTCGACTGAGGCAGGAAGTAGCCTCCTCCACGGTGAAcgctggtccaggaagtagtctcctccacggtggacactggtccaggaagtagtctcctccacggtggacactggtccaggaagtagtctcctccacggtggacactggtccaggaagtagtctcctccacaGTGATCATTGTTCTTCTATGAATCTAATAACCTCTGGTTTCTCTTTCCGTctctttctggtttctgtttttatggaTTAAAGGACCAAAGGCAAATTTACCTGATTagatttaaattataaataaactcttaatatttatctatattttattttagagtctGTACACGGATCATTTAACTCCATTTCCATGACATCTCAGTGAACCATGTCAGCTGATCATCAACAGCTTCTAAATGGACCTGAAATCATTCTGTCAAGTTTAAAGTCAAATATGTGTATAATACAGTAAATCTAAATGGTttctaaatattattattatcattatttatgttaGATCCATATAGTTTCAGCTCCAGGTGACACTCTTGTAAAGTCTGCAGCTCTGTAAATGAAGATTTAATTTGATCATCTGGATTTAAAAGCAGAGGAAGACGTGGGTCTAAATATGAACCTCAGAGCACGTTTAGAACCAGAGCCAGGCTCAAAGTGGATTTTAGAGAATTCAAATAGAATTTGTAACCACAAAGACGTTA
It contains:
- the LOC124995543 gene encoding serine/threonine-protein kinase 17A-like: MIPECPRTGDSRSGPRFQRSPAAPGPSQARGVCGFLSGVRTPISSDPFTDHYTIIPGKELGRGKFAVVRKCVEKCTGHEYAAKFMRKRRKGQDCRTDIIHEIAVLELATASPRVVNLHRVYEMASEMVLVLEFAAGGEIFNQCVSDREDEAFSEEDVKRLMRQILEGVAFLHQNHVVHLDLKPQNILLTSSSPLGDIKIVDFGLSRMVSSHQELREIMGTPEYVAPEILNYEPITTATDMWSVGVLAYVMLTGISPFLGEDKQETFLNISQLNVSYTEEELQQLDQEALSFIQMLLRKDPQDRATAEQCLKHPWLQPSEPQDSQTVEEIVPAEDQEASSSPQPPSSSSTAEEEEEEEEEEEELIVVAAYTLGQCRQSSSSTSEKEALATEQKAVSKRFKFEEPFSALQEVPGEFIY